The sequence ccccgcgccccgcgccacGCCGCGCCCTCCCCGCGCCTCCCGCGAGCGGTCCGTGCATCACTCCGACACCACCTCGCTGAGGACCAGTGACGTCACGTCCACCAGCCGGTCCACTAGGAGTAGAGACTTCAGACGGAAAGATAAGAATAGGGtatgtttacataatattataatgcataatatataacgggtcttaaacacgattgaaaatttaaaggttaggatacctaaTTTATGTTTGTCAATTGTAATAAAGAAAGCAACATTTTTTTGATCACCGCGTATGTTTGTACCAAATTGTTAGACAACTTGATGCTAGCCAACATATTCGACAACTTGTTAGTTACCAATGTGCTTACTAACTTGTTGGTTATCAGTATTTACTCCTGTCTCTTGTGTAAATTGCAGACGGAGGAATGCAAGACGTACAAGATAATAATGAACAAGTTGGACGAGTTGAACCGTCTGTTCGCGGCGCGCGTGCGCTCGCCGGCGCCGCGCcccgccgccccgcgccgccccgACCCCTCCTCGGGCTCCGTGTCCGTCAGCGACAAGCTGGTCGCCACCGAGCCCAGCCTACTGCAAGTGAATTATCTTCACCTTTTATATACTCGCGAGTAATTACTTTGAATACAACTTACGTTCGTGACCGAAAATATAggttttcttacaaaatactCTCTAAATTCAATGGCGTTTTGCTCCTATTTTAAGTGAGTGCCCAGTACACTTACTGAGAACATATTTAGCTTGAAGATTACCCTTAATGTTGCAGTAGAGGATAGATGGTTGGATGTTGTAGTACAGAGGTAGGTAGTACTAAACCCTGAAGTGAGAGCAGGCCGCTGCTCGGCAGGCGTcgtgcgggcggcgcgggcgcggcgtgCGCGCGGTCACCAACACGTGCGCGCTCGACATCGCGCCGCAGCCGCAGGCGAGACCTAACGTCGCTACTGAGAGGTAACTACTCACTACTACTATGCTACTACGTGAGTGGTCGTTTTAATTCCAGCGTGAACTACCCGTTAAGTCTCTTTAAAGTCGACAGAACTTCAAAACGGATCTCGGAACTCATATTTCGATTAACtgtataaatatcaaaataatgatatcTTACAGGTCATTCAGTCCTACAGATGTCTGCTTTGCAGCAAAAGTTGTACCTTAATTAGTTAATTCGGTAATTTGTAAGCAAGCAGTCAAGCTGATTGTTGTTCGTGTATTGCAGTGTGGTGGAGTGTATCAGCACGGCGAGCGTGGTGGCGAGCGCGTGTGACGCGCGCTGCGGGTTCGATCTGGAGGATCCTGTACATGTGAGTATACAAACAGAACTGAAATGTTTCAATATTTAGCAATAATATCcatgaaaatgttttactacgctcttatttacgtaatttttacttaaaatgttaTAGTTATACTCACAAGCAAAGCGCTTGCAAGCTCTGCCGGCGACGACGCGGCGCGCGTGCAGCGGCGACCCGCTGGACGAGCGCCTGTCCGCGCGTGTCGGCCAACATGCTCGCGAGCGTGCTGGCGCACATGTTGGCGCGCATGTTGCGTACGAGCGACACCGCGAGCGAGAGACCTCGCTGTGTGCGCTGTGTCGGGGGTACTGGCGGTCGTTTAGGCAGTAAGTATACGCTACTAAGTTAACTACTgctactaatactaataaataagttGTAATAAACTATTGTCGAAAAAGCGGCATGCGTTTAGAgttcaatttatttcttttttaaaaactgtCATGTTCTCACCGACGAAGTATTCCTCTTTCATCGTCATTTCTCAGCACCATAAAGCCCGATTTCCACCACGAGCGGAAATTTAAGTATGAAATTTGCGAATTTAACGAAGTTATTATACCTGGATCGTCTTTTTTCATTCGAGTGCGTTTTGTTAGTTGTTGGAActcgccatagaatcatcaggTCCGTTCAGCTTGCGGTGGAAACTTTGGGTTTTCTTATTCCTTATTTCCTATAGCTTATGTGCTGAAATAGGACTTCTTCTGTCAAACTCAGTAAATAACGCTGTTTGTATGTGTCAGGTACTTGTCGACGCAGATCTTCAGTTCGGCGGACAGCGACCGCTGACTGTGTACTTGTTATATTAACATCACGTCTATTACATGATTTACATGATTActacataaataatagttttatttcaccCCTACAACcctttttaaatcttttgtatGAAGCTTGGTTAGCAGGTAGCAGCAGTACTTGTGCCATtataaacgtgcgaactacgtcatattattttatcggagtctcatTAACAAGAAAGAAAAGTTCTTTTGTTTTCGTGTTCGGGCTTAACTGATACGCCCCTCTAGCGTATCCcaggaaaattgttttttaaacaacttagCACACACTGGCTTCGCCTGGTTTAGAAAGAACACGGAAATCTTTTTCGCTAATCGATTTTCGTTTGGGTAAAAAACACAtgaaaatcagttcagtagaTTATGAGTTTATCCCGAATAGATAGACAGACGCAGCGAGAGGACTTACATAATAGTACCTATCAAGTGTAGAAACTTGctttaggtaataaataaaacaaggtaCATAATGTTACGgcaagttaattttattacaattaattaattacgagtagttacattattaatttaattatttcatctCGGGAGCACGTGCGTGCACGCTTATATACATAACAAATTTAACTTTTGTACAATACAGTACTTAACACAATgcattttaacatattttgatcGCGCTCAAAAtgacactcaattttaagtcACGCTTAAAATGCTCCTCAAACATTATGTAGTAAGTGACATCACAAAAAATTAAGTGACATTTTTTAATGCGACAGAAAGATTTTTAAGATCACCAATAAGGACCAACAAACatagtatattaataatatacaaataacaacaaaactttatacataaattaagtCATTTCAATCAGATCTTTGAACAAACAACAATTT is a genomic window of Anticarsia gemmatalis isolate Benzon Research Colony breed Stoneville strain chromosome 27, ilAntGemm2 primary, whole genome shotgun sequence containing:
- the LOC142984416 gene encoding uncharacterized protein LOC142984416, whose amino-acid sequence is MSARSSSGSWSGGGARAAPDIIDLDKFMRGGVRPSRNADPRIPNTRCDQLVVDCGGVERKVTSPVAGGAAAAAGGAGGAGAARAAPSSAASSSSASTRPPHAKRYSHDSGLSDGSYARRKHRPHRRSGVEREASRSAAAFRSGGGSGSSLRAFRAVCERALLDQQAQIARVAQLCERLTERRTPPAPEPPPPPPPPAPAPRATPRPPRASRERSVHHSDTTSLRTSDVTSTSRSTRSRDFRRKDKNRTEECKTYKIIMNKLDELNRLFAARVRSPAPRPAAPRRPDPSSGSVSVSDKLVATEPSLLQVNYLHLLYTRDTEASCGRRGRGVRAVTNTCALDIAPQPQARPNVATESVVECISTASVVASACDARCGFDLEDPVHLYSQAKRLQALPATTRRACSGDPLDERLSARVGQHARERAGAHVGAHVAYERHRERETSLCALCRGYWRSFRQYLSTQIFSSADSDR